The DNA region GATCGAGTGCTTGAGCGTGTAGCGGTAGGCCGGGCGCTTCCGGAACGGCACCGCGTAGGCGTAGCCCGCCACCGTGCCGTCCCGGTCGGCCACGAGGTGGGGCAGGCGCTTCTTGCGCATGGTCTTGCGCCGCCGCTTCAGGTCGTCGGGGAGCAGCCGGTCCTCCTCGGCGACGCCGACGTCGCTGACGCCCTTGCCGATATGGTGCTCGTAGATCGCCACCATCGCCTCGACATCGGCGTCCGAGGAGGCGCGGATGACGATGTCGGGGCAGGGACGGGCCGCGAGGGGCTCGGTCGTCTCGACCTCGATCTCCATCAGGCCCCCTCCCGCGCCACGTAGGTGTGGAAGCGGATCCGCCCGTCCGGCTCGACCTCGCGGTAGACGCCCTGGATCTCGGCCTCGAAGCCCGGGAACAGGTTGGCCGAGGCCTCGAACATCTTGAAATAGTCGAGCATGGGCTTGGCCCGGTCGTCCAGGCGCTCGCCCGGCAGCACCGTGCCGATGCCCGGCGGGTAGACCAGCATCAGCGTGGTGGCGATCCGCCCCTCGGCCTCGGCGATCGGCACGTAGTCGACCTTGTTGCGGGTCAGCAGCTGGGCGGCCTTCTTGGGCGGGATCACCATCTCGGGCAGGTGCTCGGGGGCGAATTGCCGCCGCTGCAGCGTCGAGGTGCCGGCCTCCCGGTGGAAGGCGTGGAACTCGCCGCAGAGGTCGCGCAGGCGCACGCCCCGGTAGCGGTTCGGCCGGCGGTTGACGAATTCCGGCATGGCCTCCTCCAGCGGGACGTTGTCGTCGTGGAGCCGCTTGAAGGCGACGAGGCCCGAGATCAGCGTGCCGGCCTTGGAGGACTCGACCCCCGGGGTCAGCAGGAAGAGCAGCGAGTTCAGGTCGTTCTTCTCGGCGACGATCCGGTTCTCACGCAGGTACTGGGCCACGATCGGCGCCGGCACGCCGTGCTGGGCGTAGGCCCCCGTGTGCCGGTCGAAGCCGGGGGTCAGCACGGTGAGCTTGTTCGGGTCGGTGATGGCGTAGCCCGGCGCCACGTGGGTGAAGCCGTGCCAGCGCGCGCCCGGCTTCAGCTCCCAGTGCCGCGGCGTGGCGGCGAGCTCGTCGGTCGGCACGCTCTCCCACGGCACCTCGGCGCCGTCGGCGTTCACCGTCACGTCCGGCACGAACGGGTCGAAGAACCAGCGCCGCGCGGGATCGCGCTCGTTCTCCTCGAACTCCCGCCGGATCGCCCGGACCTTCTTGCGCCACTCGATCCCGAGCCGGATCGTGTCGTCCCACAGGATCATCCCGGAGCGCCCCTTCATCATCTGGGCGCCGACGTCGAGGGAGGCGAAGAGCGGGTAGAACGGCGAGGTCGAGGCGTGGACGAGGAAGCTCTCGTTGAGCCGCTTGTGCTCGACCCGCCGGGACTGGCCGCGGATGTGCCCGTCCCGGGTGTGGATCTGCGAGGCCTGGGAGAAGCTCGCGAGCTGCTTGTGGGTCGACTGCGTGGCGACGATGCCCGGCGAGGTCTCGTCGAGGCCGGTCAGCCCCATGGCGAAGCGGCGGGCGTAGAGCGGGTGGAACTTCATGAAGCCCGCCCAGGCCTCGTCGAACAGGATGTAGTCGCAGAGGTGGCCGATCTTCTCCAGGATCTCCTGAGCGTCGTAGATCGTGCCGTCGTAGGTGCACTGCTCGATCACCGCGACGCGGAACGGCCGCTCCCGGCGCCACGCCTCCGGATCGGTCACCAGCGGGTTGCGGCGGATCTTCTCCCGGATCCGGGTCTCGTCCAGGGCCTCGTGGAAGATCGGCCCGATCAGCCCGTAGGCGTTGCGGTCCGTCTCCAGGAAGATCGGGATGCCGCCGCCCAGGAACAGGGCGCCGTGGTGGGCCGCCTTGTGGTTGTTGCGGTCGAACAGGACGAGGTCGTCCTCCGCCACCAGGGAGGACAGGACGATCTTGTTGGAGGCCGAGGTGCCGTTCAGGACGAAGTAGGTCTTCTCCGCCCCGAAGATCTTGGCGGCCTCCTTCTGGGCCTTCAGCGCCGGGCCCTCGTGGGTCAGCAGGTCGCCGAGGTCGAGGACCGAGTTGTCGAGATCGTCGCGGAAGATCGCCTCGCCCAGGTGCTCCACGAAGATCCGGCCGATCGGCGACCGGTTGTAGAAGATGCCGCCGTTGTGGCCCGGGCAGGTCCAGAGCTGGTTGCCCTTCTCGGCGTAGTCGACGAGCGCGCCGAAGAACGGGGTCTTGAGGGTCTCGGCGTACTGCGTGACCCGGCTGACGAGGCCGCGGGCGATGAATTCCGGCGTCTCCTCGGCGAGGAAGATGTAGCCGTCGATGAAGTCGAGGAGCTCGACCGGGATGTCCTCCAGCCGCTTGCGGCGGACCATGATGACGATCGGCATCTCCAGGCCGCGCCGGCGCATCATGTCGATGAGGGCGGCGGCCTTGCCGTCGAGGCCGCGCTTGCCCCAGTCGACCACGAGGCAGCCGACCGCCGCGTCGGTCTGGACCGCGATGGCCGCGTCCTCGACGCGCCGGGCGCGCACCACCTCGAAGCCGCGCTGCTCCACGGCCGCCACGATCTGGTTGACGCGCGCGCCCTCGAGATCGTCCGGGTCGAAGGCCGGGGCGCACATCAGGACCGTGAAGCGACGGTGGAAGTCCATGGAGCCCTCTCTGGCCTCGGATGCAGCGGGTGGCTTTCCGGCCCGTCTGCGACGATTGCATGACAGAGCGCGCGGCGGGCGGTCGCGGTCCGGACGAAACACCGTGAACCGGGCCGGCCACGACCGCCGCGCCGTCAGGATCGGCCGCGGGTCCCCTCTCCCGTGCGGGAGAGGGACAGGGCGAGGGGTGAGACCTCACCGGACGAGGCTCCCCCTCGAATCGCGTCGATCGGGTGCCTGATCCCGGAGCCCCTCGTCCCTCACCCCAACCCTCTCCCGCACGGGAGAGAGGGACCATCACGGCGCGCGGCGCCGCTCCCAGACGGCCGGGTTGACCAGACCGCCCGGCCGCCGGCCGGCGAGGACGTCGACCACGCGGGTCGCGGCGGTCTCGGCGGTGCGGATCAGGGCCGCCCCGGTGGAGCCGCCGACATGGGGCGTCAGGATCGCACGGGGCTGGCGGGCGAGGGGGTGGTCGACCGGCAGCGGCTCCTGGGCGAAGACGTCGAGCCCGGCGCCCGCGATCGTGCCGGCCTCCAGCGCCTCCACCAGGGCCGCCTCGTCGATCAGGCCGCCGCGGCTGGTGTTGATCAGGAAGGCCTCCCGCCTCATCCGGGCGAGCTGGTCCCGGCCGATCAGGCCGCGGGTGCCCGGGGTCAGCGGCACGTGCAGGGAGACGATGTCGGCCTCCGCCAGGAGCGCGTCGACCGACGGCGCCCGCAGCGCGCCGGCATTGGCGAAGTCGACGTCCGGGCGGCTCGGGCCGTAGGCCAGCACCCGCAGCCCCAGGGCGGCGGCGAGCCGGGCGGTCGCCTGCCCGATCGCCCCGAAGCCGACGAGGCCCAGCGTCAGGCCGGCGAGCTCGATCAGCCGGGCGGTGAACTTGAAGCTGTCGTCGCCGGCCCGGACCGAGCGGTCGGCCTCCGGCAGGGCCTTGGCCAGGGCGAAGATCAGCGCCAGCGTCTGCTCGGCCACCGAGACGGCGTTGGCGCCGGGCGTGTTGACCACCGCGATCCCGGCCCCGGTCGCCTCGGCGGTGGCGACGTGGTCGGTGCCGGTGCCGTGCACGCCGATCACCCGCAGGGCCGGCGCCGCCGCGATGGCGCGGGCCGGGAAGCCGGTGTTGCGGGTGATGACGGCGACGCAGTCGGCGACCTCGCGGGCCAGCGTCTCGGGATCGGTCCCGCTCGCCGGGCGCGGCTCCAGCCCGGCCGCGCGC from Methylobacterium sp. NMS14P includes:
- a CDS encoding hydroxyacid dehydrogenase; the encoded protein is MITGPCLIVQPIHAAGLDRLRAAGLEPRPASGTDPETLAREVADCVAVITRNTGFPARAIAAAPALRVIGVHGTGTDHVATAEATGAGIAVVNTPGANAVSVAEQTLALIFALAKALPEADRSVRAGDDSFKFTARLIELAGLTLGLVGFGAIGQATARLAAALGLRVLAYGPSRPDVDFANAGALRAPSVDALLAEADIVSLHVPLTPGTRGLIGRDQLARMRREAFLINTSRGGLIDEAALVEALEAGTIAGAGLDVFAQEPLPVDHPLARQPRAILTPHVGGSTGAALIRTAETAATRVVDVLAGRRPGGLVNPAVWERRRAP
- a CDS encoding GNAT family N-acetyltransferase; amino-acid sequence: MEIEVETTEPLAARPCPDIVIRASSDADVEAMVAIYEHHIGKGVSDVGVAEEDRLLPDDLKRRRKTMRKKRLPHLVADRDGTVAGYAYAVPFRKRPAYRYTLKHSIYVHPDHLHAGIGRRLLPALIEACAAGGYRQMIGYIDAENAASLRLHEACGFERVGYLRAVGFKYGHWSDSVMVQRALGTGSEDRPG
- a CDS encoding Orn/Lys/Arg decarboxylase N-terminal domain-containing protein; its protein translation is MDFHRRFTVLMCAPAFDPDDLEGARVNQIVAAVEQRGFEVVRARRVEDAAIAVQTDAAVGCLVVDWGKRGLDGKAAALIDMMRRRGLEMPIVIMVRRKRLEDIPVELLDFIDGYIFLAEETPEFIARGLVSRVTQYAETLKTPFFGALVDYAEKGNQLWTCPGHNGGIFYNRSPIGRIFVEHLGEAIFRDDLDNSVLDLGDLLTHEGPALKAQKEAAKIFGAEKTYFVLNGTSASNKIVLSSLVAEDDLVLFDRNNHKAAHHGALFLGGGIPIFLETDRNAYGLIGPIFHEALDETRIREKIRRNPLVTDPEAWRRERPFRVAVIEQCTYDGTIYDAQEILEKIGHLCDYILFDEAWAGFMKFHPLYARRFAMGLTGLDETSPGIVATQSTHKQLASFSQASQIHTRDGHIRGQSRRVEHKRLNESFLVHASTSPFYPLFASLDVGAQMMKGRSGMILWDDTIRLGIEWRKKVRAIRREFEENERDPARRWFFDPFVPDVTVNADGAEVPWESVPTDELAATPRHWELKPGARWHGFTHVAPGYAITDPNKLTVLTPGFDRHTGAYAQHGVPAPIVAQYLRENRIVAEKNDLNSLLFLLTPGVESSKAGTLISGLVAFKRLHDDNVPLEEAMPEFVNRRPNRYRGVRLRDLCGEFHAFHREAGTSTLQRRQFAPEHLPEMVIPPKKAAQLLTRNKVDYVPIAEAEGRIATTLMLVYPPGIGTVLPGERLDDRAKPMLDYFKMFEASANLFPGFEAEIQGVYREVEPDGRIRFHTYVAREGA